Proteins from one Nicotiana tabacum cultivar K326 chromosome 23, ASM71507v2, whole genome shotgun sequence genomic window:
- the LOC142177421 gene encoding uncharacterized protein LOC142177421, producing MEEETESFVAKCDKCQRYGNNMHRSAELLHSVVSPWPFMKWGIDIIDPLPQAKGKFIGTKITEFFQSWQIKRITSAPYHPVANGQPESTNKVIINNLKKRLEESKGKRPKVLPGVLWAYRTTAKTSTGETPFSLVYGTEALIPVEIGEPSTRYTHATEELNEEDMRMNLDLLEERIEAVLIRMATQEYMIERYYNRKANLRYFKIGDFVLKKVFQSTKAANVGKLSPIWEGPYRVRGIAGK from the exons ATGGAAGAAGAGACGGAAAGCTTTGTAGCCAAGTGCGATAAGTGTCAACGATATGGCAATAACATGCATCGCTCAGCAGAACTGTTACATTCAGTTGTTTCgccgtggcctttcatgaaatggggcatTGATATCATAGACCCGTTACCTCAAGCTAAAGGAAAG TTCATAGGCACAAAAATCACAGAATTCTTTCAGAGTTGGCAGATTAAACGGATTACATCCGCACCTTACCATCCTGTAGCCAATGGGCAAcctgagtcaacaaacaaagttatTATTAATAACTTAAAGAAGAGATTAGAAGAATCAAAAGGCAAAAGGCCAAAAGTGTTACCAGGGGTATTGTGGGCTTATCGAACGACAGCAAAAACAAGCACGGGCGAGACTCCATTTTCACTTGTCTATGGCACTGAAGCCTTAATCCCAGTAGAAATAGGTGAACCAAGTACGAGGTATACACATGCTACTGAGGAGTTAAATGAAGAAGATATGCGAATGAATTTGGATTTACTGGAAGAAAGGATAGAAGCGGTACTGATAAGGATGGCGACTCAGGAATATATGATTGAGCGATACTACAACAGGAAAGCTAATCtgagatacttcaagattggggacttcgtccTTAAAAAGGTGTTTCAATCAACAAAAGCGGCTAATGTGGGAAAATTAAGTCCGATTTGGGAAGGCCCTTATAGGGTTCGAGGCATTGCTGGAAAATAA
- the LOC142177433 gene encoding uncharacterized protein LOC142177433 — translation MSHQPLVTNLDDDGDDDIEELSLPTKRGRDAISSSHGSTGTSRTKGPIDCYFPKKPEGKSGGKDVQIIAKDILRDRAVRAFARWVYDAGLPFNCVNYTDTFGDFIEAVGQYGPGMKPPTYHEIRGPYLNKEVEETNKIMEEHKVAWNKYGCSIMMDKWTARTGKMIINVLVNSPKGSLFLESIDASDSSTDHIKMFTLFQNTIEKIGPSKVVQVVTDNASENVKAGGMVEGAYKNVYWTPCAAHCINLIFGDIFKEKPFSTVFGQGVRVHSYIS, via the coding sequence ATGAGTCATCAACCATTAGTGACCAATcttgatgatgatggtgatgatgatatTGAAGAATTGTCACTTCCAACAAAACGGGGAAGAGATGCAATCTCTTCAAGCCATGGATCGACGGGTACGAGTAGGACTAAAGGTCCTATAGATTGCTATTTCCCAAAGAAGCCGGAAGGAAAGAGCGGTGGAAAAGATGTACAAATAATTGCTAAGGACATTTTGAGGGATCGTGCAGTTAGAGCTTTTGCACGATGGGTCTATGATGCTGGGCTCCCCTTCAACTGTGTCAACTATACTGACACTTTTGGAGACTTTATTGAGGCCGTTGGTCAATACGGACCTGGAATGAAGCCTCCCACTTATCATGAAATCAGAGGTCCTTATCTAAATAAGGAAGTGGAGGAGACTAATAAAATTATGGAGGAACATAAAGTTGCGTGGAACAAGTATGGCTGCTCCATTATGATGGATAAGTGGACGGCAAGAACTGGGAAAATGATTATTAACGTGTTGGTGAATTCTCCCAAGGGAAGTTTGTTTCTTGAGTCCATTGATGCTAGCGACTCATCCACTGACCACATCAAAATGTTCACCTTGTTTCAGAACACCATTGAAAAGATTGGCCCAAGCAAAGTTGTTCAAGTGGTAACTGATAATGCGAGTGAAAATGTGAAAGCGGGTGGCATGGTGGAAGGAGCGTACAAGAATGTCTATTGGACTCCATGTGCGGCTCATTGTATCAACTTAATCTTCGgggatattttcaaggaaaaaccctTCTCTACAGTTTTTGGCCAGGGCGTTAGGGTACATTCTTATATTTCTTAG